Below is a genomic region from Candidatus Binatia bacterium.
GCTCGTCGCTCCGCCGTCCGGGCTCCGCTCCTGCTGCCCGGCCGCCTCGCTCCCGCCCTCCGTGGCTCCGCTCGGCGGTCCGAGCTTCCTCGGTATCACGTCACGCGGCTCGCCGCGTTGGAGCAATTTATTTTTAGGATTTTGCAACCTTGCTTTCGCTAAGAAAATTGCACAATTCCAATCAGCGATCGATGATTCGCGAGCGAAGTCGAGCGGGCGACGTGCCGTTCCGGCGGCGTGTGAATCGGCCGCGGAGCCACGGACGGCGAGAGCGGCCGAGAGGCCGAGCGAAGCCGAGCGCCGGATGCGCGAGGCGAGAGGCCGCGGGAACGGCATGTCGACCGCGAAGACCAAGCGGCAGAGAGTCATCGGTCGACCTCTCCAAAGACTGGATCGAGTGAGCCGATCATGACGACGAGGTCGGCGATGAGGTTTCCGGGCGCGATTCCCTTGAGCGCCTGGAGGTTGTAGAGGCTTGGAGGGCGCGTACGGACGCGGTACGGGCGGTTTTCGCCGTCGCTGACGATGTAGTAACCGAGTTCCCCACGCGGCGATTCGACGTTCTGATAGACGTCGCCGGGAGGCACGCGGAAGCCTTCGCTGATCAGCTTGAAGTGATGGATCAGCGCCTCCATCGAGAGCGCGATCGTCTCCTTCGGCGGCAGCGCGACCTTGGGATCGTCGATCATCACCGGCCCCGGCGTGTCCAGCCGCTTGCGCGCCTGCTGGACGATGCGGATGGATTGATCCATCTCGTCGAGGCGCACGAGGAATCGCGCATACGCGTCACCTTCGGTGCGCGACGGCACGTCGAACTCGTAAGTGTCGTAACCCGTGTATGGATAGGCCTTGCGCACGTCATACGCGACCCCGCTGGCGCGCAGGCTGGGCCCGGTGACGCTCCACTGCAGCGCCTCCTCGGGCGTCAGGACGCCGACATCGATCGTGCGATCTTGGAAGATCGGATTGGCTTGGAGCAGCCCGCGCAGCTCGCGCATGCGGCCGGGAAACTTCTCGATCAGAGCGTCGAGCCGGGCCAGGTAGCCGTCTGGCAGGTCGCCGTTGCAGCCGCCGACCCGCATGTAGTTCGGGTGCATGCGCGCCCCGCCGTTGGCCTCTTGGAGGTCGAGGATGTGCTCGCGCAGATCGAAGCAGTAAAAGAAGACGGAGATCGCGCCCAGGTCAATGCCGTGCGTGCCGAGCCACACGCAATGCGACGCGATGCGCGTCAGCTCCATGTCCATGACGCGAATAATCTGCGCTCGCTCCGGAATTCGATCGGTAATGCCGAGCAGCTTTTCCACGGCCAGCGAGTAGCAGAGCGCATTAGAGGAGGGCGCCAAATAGTCCATGCGCTCGATGACCGTCTGCGCCTGCGTCCAGAACAATCCCTCGGCGGTCTTCTCGATGCCGGTGTGCAGGTAGCCGATCTCCGGGTCGGCCTTCACGACGTTCTCGCCGTCGATCTCGAGGACGATCTGCAGCACGCCATGCGTGGACGGGTGTTGCGGCCCCATCGACAGCACCATCGTATTGTCGCCCTGGCTCACGACCTCCGGCGACAGCGGCTTCGCGTAGACGCTCACGACTCGCGGGCCCGTTTCACTTGCTCTTGCAGCGCCTCGAGCGTTCGCCCCGCCGGCGGTGTCCCCGCAACGACGTTGCTCTTGTTGGCAAACGCCGGTCGCGGGGCGCGCTCCCGCTCGGGCCCGCGCATCGGATAATCCTTGCGCAGCGGATGGCCTTCCCAGTCGCGCGGCATCTGGATTCGGCGCAGATCGGAATGCCCGTCGAAGACGATCCCGAACAGATCGTAGACCTCGCGCTCGGCCCAGTCGGCCGATTTCCACAGATCCATGACCGTCGGCAGGTGCTGGCTCGACTCGATGCCGCAGAGCACCCGCTTACGCGCGGGCGACCCGACGTCGGCGACGCCGGCTCGCACCGGCGCGAGCTGGAGCAAATGATATACGACGTCGAAGCGCGGCGTGCGGCGCAGGTAATCGACGGCGCCGAGATCCAGCAACACGGCGTAGCCGTCGCGCCGCAACGCTTCCAAGCGCTCGCGAAGCTGCGCCGACTCGACGCGCTCGATCGCGGCGTCGTCGATCGGCGGACGAAGGCTCGGCGGGTCGATCGCGGCTCCGGCGATCGGCGGATTCTGCGTGCTCGGCATGGCGTTCCTAAATCAGGGTCAAGTCAGGCGGAGGCCACAATGCCGCCGCGGCCGCCTTCGCGGATCTGCTGCTGAATGAGGTTGACGGCATAGAGCAGTCCGTCGGGCGTCGGCGGACAACCCGGCACGTAAACGTCGACCGGAATGATGGTGTCGATACCCTGAATGACGGCGTAGTTATCGAAGATGCCCCCGGAGCTCGCGCACGCGCCCATTGAGATGACCCATTTCGGGTCGGCCATTTGGTCGTATAGACGCTTCACCACGGCGCCCATCTTCTGCGAGACCCGTCCGGAGACGATCATGAGGTCGGCCTGACGCGGCGAGCTGCGAAAGACCTCCGATCCGAGGCGCGCGATGTCGTATTCCGACGACGTCGCGGTCATCATCTCAATCGCGCAGCACGCGAGCCCCATCGTTAGCGGCCACACTGACGAGCTCTGGGCCCAGCGGGCAACGTCGTCGACGCGCGCCAGCATGAACTGCCCGGGG
It encodes:
- the nuoD gene encoding NADH dehydrogenase (quinone) subunit D; protein product: MVLSMGPQHPSTHGVLQIVLEIDGENVVKADPEIGYLHTGIEKTAEGLFWTQAQTVIERMDYLAPSSNALCYSLAVEKLLGITDRIPERAQIIRVMDMELTRIASHCVWLGTHGIDLGAISVFFYCFDLREHILDLQEANGGARMHPNYMRVGGCNGDLPDGYLARLDALIEKFPGRMRELRGLLQANPIFQDRTIDVGVLTPEEALQWSVTGPSLRASGVAYDVRKAYPYTGYDTYEFDVPSRTEGDAYARFLVRLDEMDQSIRIVQQARKRLDTPGPVMIDDPKVALPPKETIALSMEALIHHFKLISEGFRVPPGDVYQNVESPRGELGYYIVSDGENRPYRVRTRPPSLYNLQALKGIAPGNLIADLVVMIGSLDPVFGEVDR
- a CDS encoding NADH-quinone oxidoreductase subunit C, translated to MPSTQNPPIAGAAIDPPSLRPPIDDAAIERVESAQLRERLEALRRDGYAVLLDLGAVDYLRRTPRFDVVYHLLQLAPVRAGVADVGSPARKRVLCGIESSQHLPTVMDLWKSADWAEREVYDLFGIVFDGHSDLRRIQMPRDWEGHPLRKDYPMRGPERERAPRPAFANKSNVVAGTPPAGRTLEALQEQVKRARES
- a CDS encoding NADH-quinone oxidoreductase subunit B family protein, coding for MAVGPGQFMLARVDDVARWAQSSSVWPLTMGLACCAIEMMTATSSEYDIARLGSEVFRSSPRQADLMIVSGRVSQKMGAVVKRLYDQMADPKWVISMGACASSGGIFDNYAVIQGIDTIIPVDVYVPGCPPTPDGLLYAVNLIQQQIREGGRGGIVASA